A DNA window from Capnocytophaga sp. ARDL2 contains the following coding sequences:
- a CDS encoding DapH/DapD/GlmU-related protein: MISKLVRLYRKFFWTDEKFARFVGVKIGENCAIATRSFGSEPYLIEIGNNVQITKGVSFANHGGSWVLRKYDSKFDFFGKIKIGNNVYIGNNAIVLAGVTIGNDVLIAAGSVVTKSVSDGCIVGGNPARVIGNIESFYEKSKPYNVQAKGLSYQEKMELLLSLEESKFIKK, from the coding sequence ATGATTAGTAAGTTAGTTCGTTTATACCGTAAGTTTTTTTGGACAGATGAAAAATTTGCCAGGTTTGTAGGAGTTAAAATAGGTGAAAATTGTGCTATTGCAACAAGAAGTTTTGGTTCGGAGCCTTATCTGATAGAAATAGGCAATAATGTGCAAATTACCAAAGGAGTTTCTTTTGCTAATCACGGAGGTTCTTGGGTATTGAGAAAATACGATTCTAAATTTGATTTTTTTGGAAAGATAAAAATTGGTAATAATGTGTATATTGGCAACAATGCTATTGTTTTGGCTGGGGTTACTATAGGAAATGATGTACTTATAGCAGCTGGAAGCGTTGTTACAAAAAGTGTTTCAGATGGTTGTATTGTCGGTGGTAATCCAGCGAGAGTTATAGGAAATATTGAATCTTTTTATGAAAAAAGTAAACCATATAATGTACAAGCAAAAGGTTTGAGTTATCAAGAAAAAATGGAGTTGTTGTTATCGTTAGAAGAGAGTAAGTTTATAAAAAAATAA